The window ATGCAGATGTTCGCCGCCCTGCCCGCATCCCTACCGGACCCGGTCAAGGTGCGGATGGACCAACTGCGGCTGCTGTCCACCGGCCTGACGCCAGGATCGGGCCACCGGTGGCTCAGGCTCTGCGACACGGCCTGCGAGTTCCTGGAGCCTGCCCCGCTGCTGGAAGAAGGCGGCGAGCCTCCCGCACCGCGCGGGTGAACCGCTCTGTAGAGGCCGAGAGGGAGGCCGCTGGTGGTCCGTGCACACCGGCCGGGCCTCGCTGAGCGTGCGGATATGGGAGAAGCGCAGTGGTGAACTGGCCGCCACTCTCAGAGGTCGTTTCCTCCCGTTGCTTCATCCCAGTGCATGCGACGGATGCGTGCGGCCGACGGCATCTGCATCAACATCCTCAGTGAGGACCAACACGGCGTGTCCGTGCGGCTCTCCAACGGGGGCACGGAGAAGTCCGACGACGTCGCTTGGATGCCTTCGGCCGACGGGATGCCCGTGCTGCACGGCGCGTTGACCTGGTTGGAATGTACCGTGACGGACGAGTACCGAGCTGGGGACCACGGCATCGTGGTCTCCCGAGTCGACCGGGTCGCACCGGCCACGGAGGAGAGTGGCCCGCTTATTCGTCACCTTCGGCGCTACGTACGGCTGGCGGGACCCGACACACACAAGGAGGTCTGCCAGTGAAGGCCAAGCGCCATCCGATCGAGATCGAGGTCAACATCGGCGCGGCATCTGTGGCGGAGGCGGTCGCGGCGGCCATACGGGCGGAGTCACACGGCGCGGCCCAGATCGGGGTGTGGGACTCACCGGCCGGGGTCCCGGACTGCTGGACCACGCTCGGGGTGTTGTCACAGTGCGTTTCGACGGTGCCCATCGGGGTCGCGGTCACCAATCCGGTGACCCGGCACCCGGTGGTGACTGCGCGAGCGGTCGCAAGCCTCTCCGAAGTCGCTCAAGGCGGTGTGTTCCTCGGAATGGGCACGGGCGACAGCGGGGTGTACAACCTGGCGCAGCGCGCGGCGACGCTGCGGGACCTCCGGGAGTACGTGACGTGTGTCCGGGATCTGCTACGTGACGGCCGGGCTCGCTGGCACGACGCGGATCTGCGGCTGAAGCGGGAATCGGGCGTGAGAGTGCCCGTCTACCTGGCGGCTCACGGGCTGAGATCGCTCGAACTGGCCGCCCAGACGGCGGACGGTATCTTCATCGGGCTCGGCTACAGCGAGGACGTCGTCCGTGAAGTGATGAGCGTGGTGCGGCGAGGGGCCGAGCAGGCGAACCGGGATCCCGACGCCATCGACCTCGTCTGGAACACCGGCGCGATCAGCATCAACAGCGACTCGGATCGCGCGGTGACCGACGCCGGTTGGATCGTGGCGTCCCTGTCACACCACTTCGCCAGATTCGGCATGTCGTCGAAGCTCGTCCCGGCCGAGTTCCAGGAGGGGGTCAGGAAGCTCGGCGAGCTGTACGACCTCTCACAGCATGGACACCAGTCGACTGCGCGAAGGCAGGAGTACATCGAGGCCGCGATGGACCTCGGGGTCTGGGACTACCTGAGCGACCGGTTCCTCATCGCTGGTAGCGAGGCGGACGTACAGGCCAGGATCGAGACTCTGCGGTCGCGCGGCGTTCGCAAGTTCGAGATCGGGTTGTCCGTCGGCGGCCCGGACGGTGTGGCGTCGGTTCTCGACCTGGTGCACCGGATCAACGACTCGGACCGTTCTTGAAAATGCCCTACCCATCGGGCGCAACCGGTGAAGGAATGACTCATGCCTGAGGCCGGCACCATACCGGGTCGTCCGATGATCAAGGCGCTCACCGGAATCCGGGGAATCGCGGCGGCCTGGGTGGTCCTTTTTCACTTCTGAGTCGCCCTCTGAGAGGTCGATTCCTCCCGTTGTTTCAGGTCGGTCATGGCGAGGTGGATCAGGGCTTCGGAGCGGGTTGGGAGGGTCTCGTAGTCGCGTGCCAGGCGACGGTGGAGCATGAGCCAGCCGTAGGTTCGCTCTACCGCCCAACGTTTTGGTATCGGAGTGAATCTCTTGGTCCCGGGCTTGCGGGCGTTGATTTCCATGTCGATGCCGAGGGTGGCGGCGTGTTCGACGAAGTGCTTGCGGTAGCCGCCGTCCACCCAGGTCTTGCGGATCGTGGGGTGGTCGGCGGTGACCTGGTCGAGCAGGCGAGTGCCAGCGATGGAGTCCTGGACGCCGGCCGCAGTGACCAAGGCCGACAGCAGTGCCCTCGCACGCCAACACCCACGACCGCAGGAGACCGCCCCGAACGGAGCGCGGCTCATCTCCCCAGATTCTCCCCAGCGGCCTCAAACGCGTCGTCCACTTCTGCGATCGGGGCTGCACGCGCTCAGGACAACAGCCCTCCAGGGCGATTACTCAGGGCCAGTCCCGCCGCTTGAAGATGACGTACAGACTGGCGCAAACGACCCCCATCAGGGCGGTTGCGAAGGGATATCCGAGCACCCAGTGCAACTCCGGCATGTGCCTGAAGTTCATCCCGCAGATCGTCCCGACCAGCGTCGGAGCGAACAGGATCGCCGCCCACGACGAGATCTTCTTGAAGTTGTCCACCGGGTGGCGCTGACCTGCCGCGATGCGGCTTTTGGTCTCTGACCTGCGCGGACGAGTCTTTCAGCGTCGTTCAGAAAGCTGGACCGTTTGGTGGGCAGGTTCGGCGCGGTAGCCAGTCTGGCCGACGGGTCGAAGGCCCGGGAATGATCCGGATGTTGGCCTGAAGTCTGATGCGGAGATGGCCGGCATCACCGGGGCAGGCGGTGGGGCACGACCGCTGCGGTTGGGGATGGACGCTGGGCGGCCACCGATGGGCACGTTCGAGGGACTCGACAGCCATGTCGGGCCGCTTGCGCCTTGGCCTTCTCGAAGATCGCGATCGGGTCCATCGTCTCGGGGTTGTACGCCTTGCTGACGCCCGGCCCGCAGGGTGCGCCAGGTGGGGTGGGGGGCGGCCGGTATCCGACCGTGTGTGTCCACTGCCGGGCATGTGCCGGTAGCTGGGTGTCGATCGGGGCACTGTCCCTGCTCGATGATCCCGCGCGAGAGGAGTTCTCGTTCGGCTTGGGGTCGATCGTCAAGCGCTTCGGCTTCGACGCGACGGAGGCGTTCGCCGACGCCCTGCCGCCTGATCGTTTCGGGATGACCGTTGGCTGCCGTGGACCTTCGTCGCCGCGCTGCTGGACGACTGCCGGTTCGCCGAGAGCGGCATCTCCGCCATGTACGGAACCTGCCAGATGAGCGACGGGCGATCGGCACATGTTACGAAACAATGGCTCTCACCTGCTGCGTAGGTGAGTCACGGCAACTGATGCGTTACAAACAATTGACGCTCGTTTTTTATATGACACATACTCCCTCTCTGAGTGCCGGTGAAGCGCCGCGCAAGGAATCGCACAGGGTGGTGATGGCGATGAAGCCAGCAGACGTCCGTTCCGGAGGATCCGGAAGATCCGGAGGGGCTGGAACTCCCGGAAGTTCTCGACGCCGCAGTGAACTCACGGTTCTGGCGCTGTGTTTTGCGGTGATCTTGTTCGACGGTTACGACCTCATCGTCTACGGGGCCGTGGTGCCGGCCCTGCTGCGCTACGAACCCTGGGGCCTGACGCCCACCGACGCCGGACTGATCGGCAGCTACGCCCTCATCGGCATGCTGGTCGGCGCGCTGGTCGCGGGTGCCGTGACCGACCTGGTCGGCCGGCGGAAGGTGCTGCTGATCAGCGTGAGCTGGTTCTCGCTGACCATGGCGGCCTGTGCGCTGGCACCGAGCGCCGAGCTCTTCGGCCTGTTCCGCCTGCTCGGCGGGCTCGGCCTCGGTGGTGTGATGCCCACCGCGATCGCCCTGACCGCCGAGTACTCGGCCCCGCACCGGCGCAGTCTCAACAACGCGCTGATGTTCTCCGGCTACTCGGTGGGCGGGATCCTCTCCGCCGTACTGGCCCTGGCGCTGCTGCCGGAGTTCGGCTTCCGGATCATGTTCTGGCTCGGCGCGCTGCCCCTCGTGACCGTCGTCCCGCTGCTGTGGCGGTACCTGCCGGAGTCCGAGAGCTACCTGGCCGCCCGCGGCCGTACGCAGAAGTCGAAGCGCGGTGTCGCGGCCCTGTTCACCAGGCGCCACCTCGTGCCCGCCGTACTCTTCGCGGTCACCAGCTTCTTCGGCCTGCTGCTCGTGTACGGGCTCAACACCTGGCTGCCGCAGATCATGAAGTCGGCCGGCTATCCGCTCTCCAGTTCGCTGCTGTTCCTGGTGATGATGAACGTGGGCGCCGCGGTCGGTTCCGTTCTGGTAGCGCCGGTCGGTGACAGGCTGGGCATGAAGCCGGTCACCGCGGTGACGTTCGTGGCCGCCGCCGTCTCCATCTACCTGCTGAGCTCGCCCATGGCGGCGCCGGTGATGTACGCCCTGGTGGCGGTCGCAGGGTTCGGCACCATCGGCACCCAGATCATGGTCAACGCGTACGTCGCCATGCACTTCCCGCCCGAGGTCCGTGCGACCGCGCTGGGCTGGACGCTGGGTATCGGACGGCTCGGCGCCGTCGTCGGCCCGACGTTCGGCGGCATCCTGCTCGCGTCCGACCTGCCCGTGGAGTGGAACTTCTACGCCTTCGCCATACCGGCGGCAGCGGGGTCGCTCATGGTGTTCCTGCTTCCCAGGGGTGCGCGGGCCGCCGCCGCTCCCTCGACGGATGCGATGGCCGTGCGAGCCTGAGCGCGGCTGTGCCGAGAACACGCAGACCGCCCCCGCCGCGCAGGACGCGGAGGGGGCGGTCGGTTCGTCTCTGGCGGGTCACCCTTGAGCGGCTTCCCGGCCGGGTCATGCCTTGAGCAGGGCCGCCGTCAGCTCGTCGGGGCGGGTGAACTGGGCCTCGTGGGTGCCGGCGTACTCGATGACCGGGGTGTCCGGGCCGAGGCGCTGGGGGAAGCGGGGGGTCCAGCCGTACTCGCCGGGAGGCAGGGCCAGGTCCTCGGTGCCGACCACGTAGGAGGCGGGGACGCCGAGCGCGGCCGGGTCGACCGGGGTGACGGTCTCGGTGAAGTAGCGCAGGGGCTGCGGCACCAGCAGACCGTGGACCAGGCGCTGGGTGCTCTCGTCGCCGTCCTGCATGAAGGCCGAAGTGAAGACCTCGTAGGGGAAGACGATGCTGTCGTTGCCGGATGCGGCGGCGAGCTGCCGGAACATGTCGGCGTAGTGCGGCGGGACCTCGTCCATCAGGGACCGGTCCTGAGCGGGAACGAACGCACTCCAGTAGACGAGCTTGCGCAGGCGCGGCGCGAGGCGCGGTGCCGCCGCGGTGAGCGGGTAGCCGCCCCAGCTGTGCCCGACCAGGGTGACGTCCCGCAGGTCGTGCCGTTCGACGAGGTCGACGACAAAGTCGCCGACGTCCGCCAGGCTGTGCCGGCGCGGGTCGTCGCCGTCGGCGAGGCCGGGCAGGTCCGGGGCCAGGACGCGGTGACCGGCGGTGCGCAGCCGCTCGGCCACCAGGCGCCAGGTCCAGCCGCTGTGGCAGGCGCCGGATATGAGGACGAAGGTCTCCGTCATTGCGTCTCCTTCGACGCTGGGTGCGTGACGTGAAAGGTGCCGTCATGGAGACGGCCGTCGTACGGGTGAAATATCGGTCGACTGTGAGACGATCGTCAAGTAGTTGACACGTATAGGGGTGGGGTCCGGCAGGGCCCGGGAGGTGCTTGTGAAACCGCGGTCGCTGGTCTTCGACCTGTTCGGCGACTATCTGCGCTACCGGGGCGGCGACGTCCGGCTGCGCTCCCTGGTCGCGCTGATGGACTGCTTCGACATCCCGGAGAGCACGGTGCGGGTGGTCGCCGCCCGGATGCGCAAGGAGGGCTGGCTGGAGAGTCGCCGTGAGGGCAGGGAGACCGTCTACGCCCTCACCGACGCCTCCTGGAAACTGCTCGACGAGGGCCGGGAGCGGATCTTCCGGCGCGCGCCCGGCCCGTGGGACGGGCAGTGGCACATGGTCATCTACTCGGTGCCCGAGGCCGACCGGGCGCTGCGCGAGCAACTGCGCAAGAAGCTGTCCTGGCTGGGCTTCGGCCTGCTCTCGGCCTCCGTGTGGATCAGCCCGCACGACCGGATCGCCGAGGTCAGGGAGAGCTTCGCCGACCAGCCCGCGGCGCGGATCGACGCGCTGCACGCCCGCTCCGAGGGGGCGGCGGCCGACCGGGACATGGCGGCGCGCTCCTGGGACCTGGCGGCCCTGAACAAGGAGTACACCGAGCTGCTCGACCGGTACCGGCCGCGCCTCGCCGGGTATCGCGCGGATGGGCTGCGCGGCCGGGACGCGTTGGTCGAGCGCATG of the Streptomyces sp. T12 genome contains:
- a CDS encoding flavin reductase family protein — protein: MRRMRAADGICINILSEDQHGVSVRLSNGGTEKSDDVAWMPSADGMPVLHGALTWLECTVTDEYRAGDHGIVVSRVDRVAPATEESGPLIRHLRRYVRLAGPDTHKEVCQ
- a CDS encoding alpha/beta fold hydrolase, which encodes MTETFVLISGACHSGWTWRLVAERLRTAGHRVLAPDLPGLADGDDPRRHSLADVGDFVVDLVERHDLRDVTLVGHSWGGYPLTAAAPRLAPRLRKLVYWSAFVPAQDRSLMDEVPPHYADMFRQLAAASGNDSIVFPYEVFTSAFMQDGDESTQRLVHGLLVPQPLRYFTETVTPVDPAALGVPASYVVGTEDLALPPGEYGWTPRFPQRLGPDTPVIEYAGTHEAQFTRPDELTAALLKA
- a CDS encoding aromatic acid/H+ symport family MFS transporter — protein: MILFDGYDLIVYGAVVPALLRYEPWGLTPTDAGLIGSYALIGMLVGALVAGAVTDLVGRRKVLLISVSWFSLTMAACALAPSAELFGLFRLLGGLGLGGVMPTAIALTAEYSAPHRRSLNNALMFSGYSVGGILSAVLALALLPEFGFRIMFWLGALPLVTVVPLLWRYLPESESYLAARGRTQKSKRGVAALFTRRHLVPAVLFAVTSFFGLLLVYGLNTWLPQIMKSAGYPLSSSLLFLVMMNVGAAVGSVLVAPVGDRLGMKPVTAVTFVAAAVSIYLLSSPMAAPVMYALVAVAGFGTIGTQIMVNAYVAMHFPPEVRATALGWTLGIGRLGAVVGPTFGGILLASDLPVEWNFYAFAIPAAAGSLMVFLLPRGARAAAAPSTDAMAVRA
- a CDS encoding PaaX family transcriptional regulator C-terminal domain-containing protein — translated: MKPRSLVFDLFGDYLRYRGGDVRLRSLVALMDCFDIPESTVRVVAARMRKEGWLESRREGRETVYALTDASWKLLDEGRERIFRRAPGPWDGQWHMVIYSVPEADRALREQLRKKLSWLGFGLLSASVWISPHDRIAEVRESFADQPAARIDALHARSEGAAADRDMAARSWDLAALNKEYTELLDRYRPRLAGYRADGLRGRDALVERMRLIHDYRLFPFRDPDLPPELLPEGWVGRVAHELFLEAHGLLRAEAEGYVDEVIGGAL
- a CDS encoding LLM class flavin-dependent oxidoreductase, with translation MKAKRHPIEIEVNIGAASVAEAVAAAIRAESHGAAQIGVWDSPAGVPDCWTTLGVLSQCVSTVPIGVAVTNPVTRHPVVTARAVASLSEVAQGGVFLGMGTGDSGVYNLAQRAATLRDLREYVTCVRDLLRDGRARWHDADLRLKRESGVRVPVYLAAHGLRSLELAAQTADGIFIGLGYSEDVVREVMSVVRRGAEQANRDPDAIDLVWNTGAISINSDSDRAVTDAGWIVASLSHHFARFGMSSKLVPAEFQEGVRKLGELYDLSQHGHQSTARRQEYIEAAMDLGVWDYLSDRFLIAGSEADVQARIETLRSRGVRKFEIGLSVGGPDGVASVLDLVHRINDSDRS